One genomic segment of Gasterosteus aculeatus chromosome 6, fGasAcu3.hap1.1, whole genome shotgun sequence includes these proteins:
- the camk2g2 gene encoding calcium/calmodulin-dependent protein kinase type II subunit gamma isoform X5 — translation MATVVTSTRFTDEYQLYEELGKGAFSIVRRCIKKSTGQEYAAKIINTKKLSARDHQKLEREARICRLLKHPNIVRLHDSISEEGFHYLVFDLVTGGELFEDIVAREYYSEADASHCINQILESVSHIHQHDIVHRDLKPENLLLASKMKGAAVKLADFGLAIEVQADQQAWFGFAGTPGYLSPEVLRKDPYGKPVDIWACGVILYILLVGYPPFWDEDQHKLYQQIKAGAYDFPSPEWDTVTPEAKNLINQMLTINPAKRITADQAIKHPWVCQRSTVASMMHRQETVECLRKFNARRKLKGAILTTMLVSRNFSVGRQHTSPAATTSTASMAQEACKSLLNKKSDGVKKRKSSSSVCLMSQGNSKNSVVSSSSTKDSSMSSSAPMGSTESCNNAEEEEMKGRKARKQEIIKMTEQLIEAINNRDFEAYTRICDPGLTSFEPEALGNLVEGMDFHKFYFDNLLSKNSKPVHTTILNPHVHLIGEEAACIAYIRLTQYMDAQGRPRSCQSEETRVWHRRDAKWLNVHFHCSGAPAAPLQ, via the exons ACCACCAGAAACTGGAACGGGAGGCGAGGATTTGTCGACTgctaaaacatccaaacatag TACGACTCCATGACAGCATCTCAGAGGAAGGCTTCCATTACCTGGTTTTTGACCT cgtCACCGGAGGAGAACTTTTTGAGGATATTGTCGCTCGAGAGTATTACAGCGAGGCCGATGCCAG CCACTGCATCAATCAGATCCTGGAGAGCGTCAGTCACATCCACCAGCATGACATCGTGCACAGGGACCTCAAG CCAGAGAACCTGCTCCTGGCCAGCAAGATGAAGGGAGCCGCGGTGAAGCTGGCGGACTTCGGCCTCGCCATCGAGGTGCAGGCGGACCAACAGGCCTGGTTCG GTTTTGCAGGGACTCCAGGCTATCTGTCCCCAGAGGTGTTGAGGAAGGACCCGTACGGGAAGCCAGTGGACATATGGGCATGTG gTGTGATCCTGTACATCTTGTTGGTGGGCTACCCCCCCTTCTGGGACGAGGACCAACACAAACTGTACCAACAAATCAAGGCCGGCGCATACGAC TTTCCTTCTCCGGAGTGGGACACTGTGACCCCCGAGGCCAAGAATCTGATCAATCAGATGTTAACGATTAACCCGGCCAAAAGGATCACTGCGGACCAGGCCATCAAGCACCCCTGGGTCTGC CAACGCTCCACTGTGGCCTCCATGATGCACCGCCAAGAGACCGTGGAGTGTCTGCGCAAGTTCAACGCCAGGCGGAAACTTAAA GGAGCAATCCTCACAACGATGCTGGTGTCCAGGAACTTCTCAG TGGGACGGCAGCATACCAGCCCTGCCGCCACCACCAGCACGGCCTCAATGGCACAGGAAG cGTGCAAATCCTTACTAAACAAAAAGTCGGACGGCGTGAAG AAAAGGAAGTCCAGCTCCAGTGTTTGTTTGATG TCGCAGGGAAACAGTAAAAACAGTGTagtaagcagcagcagcaccaaagACAGCAGCATGTCATCCTCAGCACCAATG GGCTCCACGGAGAGCTGCAACAacgcagaagaggaggagatgaaaggtAGGAAAG CTCGTAAACAGGAGATAATAAAGATGACGGAGCAGCTGATTGAAGCCATCAACAATAGGGATTTTGAGGCCTACAC GAGGATCTGTGACCCCGGACTGACTTCTTTTGAGCCGGAAGCTCTCGGGAACCTGGTGGAGGGAATGGACTTCCACAAGTTCTACTTTGACAACC TGCTGAGTAAAAACAGCAAGCCGGTGCACACCACCATCCTCAACCCACACGTGCACCTGATCGGCGAGGAGGCCGCCTGCATCGCTTACATCCGCCTGACGCAGTACATGGACGCCCAGGGCCGGCCGCGATCCTGCCAGTCCGAGGAGACGCGCGTGTGGCACCGCCGCGACGCCAAGTGGCTCAACGTGCACTTCCACTGCTCAGGAGCACCGGCCGCCCCCCTGCAGTGA
- the camk2g2 gene encoding calcium/calmodulin-dependent protein kinase type II subunit gamma isoform X2, translating into MATVVTSTRFTDEYQLYEELGKGAFSIVRRCIKKSTGQEYAAKIINTKKLSARDHQKLEREARICRLLKHPNIVRLHDSISEEGFHYLVFDLVTGGELFEDIVAREYYSEADASHCINQILESVSHIHQHDIVHRDLKPENLLLASKMKGAAVKLADFGLAIEVQADQQAWFGFAGTPGYLSPEVLRKDPYGKPVDIWACGVILYILLVGYPPFWDEDQHKLYQQIKAGAYDFPSPEWDTVTPEAKNLINQMLTINPAKRITADQAIKHPWVCQRSTVASMMHRQETVECLRKFNARRKLKGAILTTMLVSRNFSVGRQHTSPAATTSTASMAQEACKSLLNKKSDGVKKRKSSSSVCLMSQGNSKNSVVSSSSTKDSSMSSSAPMEAQTTVVHNPADGTKGSTESCNNAEEEEMKARKQEIIKMTEQLIEAINNRDFEAYTRICDPGLTSFEPEALGNLVEGMDFHKFYFDNLLSKNSKPVHTTILNPHVHLIGEEAACIAYIRLTQYMDAQGRPRSCQSEETRVWHRRDAKWLNVHFHCSGAPAAPLQ; encoded by the exons ACCACCAGAAACTGGAACGGGAGGCGAGGATTTGTCGACTgctaaaacatccaaacatag TACGACTCCATGACAGCATCTCAGAGGAAGGCTTCCATTACCTGGTTTTTGACCT cgtCACCGGAGGAGAACTTTTTGAGGATATTGTCGCTCGAGAGTATTACAGCGAGGCCGATGCCAG CCACTGCATCAATCAGATCCTGGAGAGCGTCAGTCACATCCACCAGCATGACATCGTGCACAGGGACCTCAAG CCAGAGAACCTGCTCCTGGCCAGCAAGATGAAGGGAGCCGCGGTGAAGCTGGCGGACTTCGGCCTCGCCATCGAGGTGCAGGCGGACCAACAGGCCTGGTTCG GTTTTGCAGGGACTCCAGGCTATCTGTCCCCAGAGGTGTTGAGGAAGGACCCGTACGGGAAGCCAGTGGACATATGGGCATGTG gTGTGATCCTGTACATCTTGTTGGTGGGCTACCCCCCCTTCTGGGACGAGGACCAACACAAACTGTACCAACAAATCAAGGCCGGCGCATACGAC TTTCCTTCTCCGGAGTGGGACACTGTGACCCCCGAGGCCAAGAATCTGATCAATCAGATGTTAACGATTAACCCGGCCAAAAGGATCACTGCGGACCAGGCCATCAAGCACCCCTGGGTCTGC CAACGCTCCACTGTGGCCTCCATGATGCACCGCCAAGAGACCGTGGAGTGTCTGCGCAAGTTCAACGCCAGGCGGAAACTTAAA GGAGCAATCCTCACAACGATGCTGGTGTCCAGGAACTTCTCAG TGGGACGGCAGCATACCAGCCCTGCCGCCACCACCAGCACGGCCTCAATGGCACAGGAAG cGTGCAAATCCTTACTAAACAAAAAGTCGGACGGCGTGAAG AAAAGGAAGTCCAGCTCCAGTGTTTGTTTGATG TCGCAGGGAAACAGTAAAAACAGTGTagtaagcagcagcagcaccaaagACAGCAGCATGTCATCCTCAGCACCAATG GAAGCCCAGACTACTGTTGTACACAACCCAGCTGATGGCACCAAG GGCTCCACGGAGAGCTGCAACAacgcagaagaggaggagatgaaag CTCGTAAACAGGAGATAATAAAGATGACGGAGCAGCTGATTGAAGCCATCAACAATAGGGATTTTGAGGCCTACAC GAGGATCTGTGACCCCGGACTGACTTCTTTTGAGCCGGAAGCTCTCGGGAACCTGGTGGAGGGAATGGACTTCCACAAGTTCTACTTTGACAACC TGCTGAGTAAAAACAGCAAGCCGGTGCACACCACCATCCTCAACCCACACGTGCACCTGATCGGCGAGGAGGCCGCCTGCATCGCTTACATCCGCCTGACGCAGTACATGGACGCCCAGGGCCGGCCGCGATCCTGCCAGTCCGAGGAGACGCGCGTGTGGCACCGCCGCGACGCCAAGTGGCTCAACGTGCACTTCCACTGCTCAGGAGCACCGGCCGCCCCCCTGCAGTGA
- the camk2g2 gene encoding calcium/calmodulin-dependent protein kinase type II subunit gamma isoform X1 encodes MATVVTSTRFTDEYQLYEELGKGAFSIVRRCIKKSTGQEYAAKIINTKKLSARDHQKLEREARICRLLKHPNIVRLHDSISEEGFHYLVFDLVTGGELFEDIVAREYYSEADASHCINQILESVSHIHQHDIVHRDLKPENLLLASKMKGAAVKLADFGLAIEVQADQQAWFGFAGTPGYLSPEVLRKDPYGKPVDIWACGVILYILLVGYPPFWDEDQHKLYQQIKAGAYDFPSPEWDTVTPEAKNLINQMLTINPAKRITADQAIKHPWVCQRSTVASMMHRQETVECLRKFNARRKLKGAILTTMLVSRNFSVGRQHTSPAATTSTASMAQEACKSLLNKKSDGVKKRKSSSSVCLMSQGNSKNSVVSSSSTKDSSMSSSAPMEAQTTVVHNPADGTKGSTESCNNAEEEEMKGRKARKQEIIKMTEQLIEAINNRDFEAYTRICDPGLTSFEPEALGNLVEGMDFHKFYFDNLLSKNSKPVHTTILNPHVHLIGEEAACIAYIRLTQYMDAQGRPRSCQSEETRVWHRRDAKWLNVHFHCSGAPAAPLQ; translated from the exons ACCACCAGAAACTGGAACGGGAGGCGAGGATTTGTCGACTgctaaaacatccaaacatag TACGACTCCATGACAGCATCTCAGAGGAAGGCTTCCATTACCTGGTTTTTGACCT cgtCACCGGAGGAGAACTTTTTGAGGATATTGTCGCTCGAGAGTATTACAGCGAGGCCGATGCCAG CCACTGCATCAATCAGATCCTGGAGAGCGTCAGTCACATCCACCAGCATGACATCGTGCACAGGGACCTCAAG CCAGAGAACCTGCTCCTGGCCAGCAAGATGAAGGGAGCCGCGGTGAAGCTGGCGGACTTCGGCCTCGCCATCGAGGTGCAGGCGGACCAACAGGCCTGGTTCG GTTTTGCAGGGACTCCAGGCTATCTGTCCCCAGAGGTGTTGAGGAAGGACCCGTACGGGAAGCCAGTGGACATATGGGCATGTG gTGTGATCCTGTACATCTTGTTGGTGGGCTACCCCCCCTTCTGGGACGAGGACCAACACAAACTGTACCAACAAATCAAGGCCGGCGCATACGAC TTTCCTTCTCCGGAGTGGGACACTGTGACCCCCGAGGCCAAGAATCTGATCAATCAGATGTTAACGATTAACCCGGCCAAAAGGATCACTGCGGACCAGGCCATCAAGCACCCCTGGGTCTGC CAACGCTCCACTGTGGCCTCCATGATGCACCGCCAAGAGACCGTGGAGTGTCTGCGCAAGTTCAACGCCAGGCGGAAACTTAAA GGAGCAATCCTCACAACGATGCTGGTGTCCAGGAACTTCTCAG TGGGACGGCAGCATACCAGCCCTGCCGCCACCACCAGCACGGCCTCAATGGCACAGGAAG cGTGCAAATCCTTACTAAACAAAAAGTCGGACGGCGTGAAG AAAAGGAAGTCCAGCTCCAGTGTTTGTTTGATG TCGCAGGGAAACAGTAAAAACAGTGTagtaagcagcagcagcaccaaagACAGCAGCATGTCATCCTCAGCACCAATG GAAGCCCAGACTACTGTTGTACACAACCCAGCTGATGGCACCAAG GGCTCCACGGAGAGCTGCAACAacgcagaagaggaggagatgaaaggtAGGAAAG CTCGTAAACAGGAGATAATAAAGATGACGGAGCAGCTGATTGAAGCCATCAACAATAGGGATTTTGAGGCCTACAC GAGGATCTGTGACCCCGGACTGACTTCTTTTGAGCCGGAAGCTCTCGGGAACCTGGTGGAGGGAATGGACTTCCACAAGTTCTACTTTGACAACC TGCTGAGTAAAAACAGCAAGCCGGTGCACACCACCATCCTCAACCCACACGTGCACCTGATCGGCGAGGAGGCCGCCTGCATCGCTTACATCCGCCTGACGCAGTACATGGACGCCCAGGGCCGGCCGCGATCCTGCCAGTCCGAGGAGACGCGCGTGTGGCACCGCCGCGACGCCAAGTGGCTCAACGTGCACTTCCACTGCTCAGGAGCACCGGCCGCCCCCCTGCAGTGA